From Pseudomonas fluorescens, one genomic window encodes:
- the secE gene encoding preprotein translocase subunit SecE, with the protein MTPKAEAQGSRFDLLKWLAVAALVIVGVVGNQYYSASPILYRVLALLVIAAVAAFVGLQTAKGKSFFVLVKEARTEIRKVVWPTRQETTQTTLIVVAVVLVMALLLWGLDSLLGWLVSLIVG; encoded by the coding sequence ATGACTCCTAAGGCTGAAGCTCAAGGCTCTCGTTTCGATCTGCTCAAGTGGCTTGCAGTAGCTGCTTTGGTGATTGTAGGCGTCGTTGGCAACCAGTATTACTCTGCTTCGCCGATCCTGTACCGTGTACTTGCTTTGCTTGTCATTGCTGCTGTAGCTGCCTTTGTAGGCCTGCAGACTGCGAAGGGCAAGTCTTTCTTTGTACTGGTTAAGGAAGCTCGCACCGAGATTCGTAAAGTCGTGTGGCCAACTCGCCAAGAAACCACGCAGACCACCCTGATTGTGGTGGCTGTTGTTCTGGTTATGGCGTTGCTGTTGTGGGGGCTCGATTCCCTGCTCGGTTGGCTTGTTTCCTTGATTGTTGGCTAA
- the erpA gene encoding iron-sulfur cluster insertion protein ErpA, giving the protein MSVESFTPTALQFTHGAAHKVKSLVDEEGNDRLKLRVFVTGGGCSGFQYGFTFDEEVADDDTIVEREGVSLVVDPMSYQYLAGAEVDYQEGLEGSRFVIKNPNATTTCGCGSSFSI; this is encoded by the coding sequence ATGAGCGTCGAATCCTTCACCCCCACGGCTTTGCAATTCACTCACGGTGCCGCGCACAAGGTGAAGAGCCTGGTCGATGAAGAGGGTAATGATCGCTTGAAGCTGCGCGTATTCGTTACGGGCGGCGGTTGTTCAGGATTTCAGTACGGCTTCACTTTCGATGAGGAAGTGGCCGATGACGACACCATCGTCGAGCGCGAGGGTGTCAGCCTGGTTGTCGATCCGATGAGCTACCAGTATCTGGCTGGTGCCGAGGTGGACTATCAGGAAGGTCTGGAAGGTTCGCGTTTCGTGATCAAGAACCCTAATGCGACCACTACTTGCGGTTGTGGCTCTTCGTTCTCGATCTGA
- the tuf gene encoding elongation factor Tu — MAKEKFERNKPHVNVGTIGHVDHGKTTLTAALTRVCSEVFGSAKVDFDKIDSAPEEKARGITINTAHVEYDSAERHYAHVDCPGHADYVKNMITGAAQMDGAILVCSAADGPMPQTREHILLSRQVGVPYIVVFLNKADMVDDAELLELVEMEVRDLLSTYDFPGDDTPIIIGSALMALNGQDDNEMGTTAVKKLVETLDTYIPQPERAIDKPFLMPIEDVFSISGRGTVVTGRVERGIVRIQEEVEIVGLRDTVKTTCTGVEMFRKLLDEGRAGENCGVLLRGTKRDDVERGQVLVKPGTVKPHTKFVAEVYVLSKEEGGRHTPFFKGYRPQFYFRTTDVTGNCELPEGVEMVMPGDNIQMTVTLIKTIAMEDGLRFAIREGGRTVGAGVVAKVIE; from the coding sequence ATGGCTAAGGAAAAGTTCGAACGTAACAAGCCGCACGTCAACGTCGGTACTATTGGTCACGTGGACCATGGTAAGACTACCTTGACTGCTGCTCTGACTCGTGTCTGCTCCGAGGTTTTCGGTTCTGCCAAGGTTGACTTCGATAAGATCGATAGTGCGCCAGAAGAAAAGGCTCGTGGCATTACCATTAATACTGCTCACGTTGAGTATGATTCGGCCGAGCGTCACTATGCGCACGTTGACTGCCCGGGTCACGCCGACTACGTAAAGAATATGATTACCGGTGCTGCGCAGATGGATGGCGCGATTCTGGTTTGCTCGGCCGCTGATGGTCCGATGCCGCAAACCCGTGAGCACATCCTGTTGTCTCGTCAGGTCGGCGTTCCTTATATCGTTGTCTTCCTGAATAAGGCTGACATGGTTGATGATGCTGAGTTGCTTGAGCTGGTTGAAATGGAAGTGCGTGATTTGCTCAGCACTTACGATTTCCCGGGTGACGACACTCCGATTATTATCGGTTCGGCGCTGATGGCGTTGAATGGTCAAGACGACAACGAGATGGGCACAACTGCCGTCAAGAAGTTGGTCGAGACGCTGGACACTTATATTCCGCAGCCTGAGCGAGCTATTGATAAGCCGTTCCTGATGCCGATTGAAGACGTATTCTCGATTTCTGGTCGTGGTACGGTTGTAACTGGTCGTGTTGAGCGCGGTATTGTTCGCATCCAGGAGGAAGTTGAGATTGTTGGTCTGCGTGACACGGTCAAGACTACTTGTACGGGTGTAGAAATGTTCCGCAAGCTGCTCGATGAGGGTCGTGCTGGTGAGAACTGCGGTGTTTTGCTGCGTGGTACCAAGCGTGATGACGTTGAGCGTGGTCAGGTCCTGGTCAAGCCGGGTACCGTGAAGCCTCACACGAAATTTGTTGCAGAGGTTTACGTTCTGAGCAAAGAGGAGGGTGGTCGTCATACGCCGTTCTTCAAGGGCTACCGTCCACAGTTCTACTTCCGGACCACTGACGTGACCGGTAACTGCGAGCTGCCGGAAGGCGTTGAGATGGTGATGCCGGGTGATAACATTCAGATGACTGTTACCCTGATCAAAACCATCGCAATGGAAGATGGTCTGCGTTTCGCTATCCGTGAAGGCGGTCGTACCGTCGGCGCTGGCGTCGTAGCCAAAGTAATCGAGTAA
- the birA gene encoding bifunctional biotin--[acetyl-CoA-carboxylase] ligase/biotin operon repressor BirA, which produces MLTLLKLLKDGRFHSGEALGAALGISRSAVWKQLQHLEAELGLTIHKVRGRGYQLQAPLTLLDSAQIDEYSSFDHWPVQVFDALDSTNAEALRAVERGASAPFLMLAERQTAGRGRRGRKWVSPFAENIYYSLVLRVDGGMRQLEGLSLVVGLAVMQTLRELGIVTAGLKWPNDVLVGEKKIAGILLELVGDPADVCHVVLGVGINVNMREANEVDQQWTSMLLEAGRAFDRNRLIAHLSGVLREYLVRHQSEGFSALQAQWERGHLWQGRSVSLIAGVNRIDGVVVGIDAQGALRLKVDGVEKVFSGGELSLRLRDDS; this is translated from the coding sequence ATGCTGACGTTGTTAAAACTTTTGAAAGACGGTCGATTTCACTCAGGTGAGGCGCTTGGCGCTGCTCTGGGGATCAGTCGCAGTGCTGTCTGGAAGCAGCTCCAGCACCTCGAGGCGGAACTGGGTCTCACTATTCATAAGGTACGAGGTCGTGGCTACCAGCTTCAGGCTCCTCTGACGCTGCTCGATTCTGCTCAGATCGACGAGTATTCGTCCTTTGATCATTGGCCGGTCCAGGTCTTTGACGCTCTTGACTCAACCAACGCTGAAGCCCTGCGGGCCGTTGAGCGTGGTGCGTCGGCTCCCTTCTTAATGCTCGCCGAGCGTCAAACTGCAGGCCGCGGTCGCCGAGGCCGCAAATGGGTCAGCCCATTTGCAGAGAATATCTATTACAGCCTGGTCTTGCGTGTTGATGGTGGTATGCGTCAATTGGAAGGGCTGAGCCTGGTTGTCGGCCTTGCTGTGATGCAGACGCTCAGGGAGCTCGGGATCGTGACTGCCGGCTTGAAGTGGCCGAATGATGTATTGGTCGGTGAGAAAAAGATCGCGGGAATATTGCTTGAATTAGTAGGAGACCCCGCTGACGTGTGCCACGTGGTCTTGGGTGTGGGCATCAACGTCAACATGCGAGAAGCAAACGAAGTGGATCAACAGTGGACCTCAATGCTTCTCGAAGCGGGAAGGGCGTTTGATCGCAATCGATTGATCGCGCATTTGAGTGGCGTGCTTAGAGAGTACCTGGTGCGTCACCAGTCGGAAGGCTTTTCAGCGCTTCAGGCGCAATGGGAGCGCGGCCATCTTTGGCAAGGGCGCTCGGTGTCGCTGATAGCTGGAGTCAATCGTATTGATGGTGTTGTGGTGGGTATCGATGCTCAGGGTGCGTTGCGATTGAAAGTCGATGGCGTGGAAAAAGTATTCAGTGGTGGCGAGCTAAGTCTGAGGCTGCGTGATGATTCTTGA
- a CDS encoding pantothenate kinase: MILELDCGNSFIKWRVLQGDALQLFAEGVVDSDLALLQSLRACAGLNLQYCRLVSVRTGDETAALVDALRGAFGVLAMCAAPAREMSGVQNGYEDYQRLGLDRWLAMLGAHRLAAGACLVLDFGTAVTADFIAEDGKHLGGFICPGMPLMRHQLRTHTRRIRYDDLAASRALESLAPGRNTVEAVERGCSLMLRGFVLTQLELAREYWGQSFSVFLTGGDADLVSGVVPEARVVPDLVFVGLAMACPLS, encoded by the coding sequence ATGATTCTTGAGCTCGATTGTGGGAACAGCTTTATTAAATGGCGAGTCCTGCAAGGGGATGCCTTGCAGCTGTTTGCCGAAGGGGTGGTGGACTCTGATCTGGCGTTGCTGCAGAGCTTGCGCGCCTGTGCGGGATTGAATCTGCAGTACTGCCGGTTGGTCAGTGTCAGGACGGGGGATGAGACAGCGGCGCTGGTTGATGCATTGCGGGGTGCGTTTGGTGTCTTGGCAATGTGTGCTGCACCTGCGCGGGAAATGTCCGGAGTGCAGAATGGCTATGAAGATTATCAGCGCCTTGGGCTCGATAGGTGGCTGGCGATGCTCGGTGCTCATCGCCTGGCTGCCGGGGCTTGCCTGGTACTCGATTTCGGCACCGCGGTGACGGCGGACTTTATTGCTGAAGACGGTAAGCATCTGGGAGGCTTTATTTGTCCTGGTATGCCTTTGATGCGTCATCAACTTCGTACCCATACCCGGCGCATTCGCTATGACGATCTTGCGGCTTCGAGAGCGCTCGAGAGCCTGGCGCCCGGCCGCAACACGGTAGAGGCGGTGGAGCGTGGCTGCTCATTGATGCTCAGGGGCTTCGTCCTGACTCAGTTGGAGCTCGCGAGGGAGTACTGGGGGCAAAGCTTCTCGGTATTTCTCACGGGTGGTGATGCGGATCTGGTATCAGGGGTTGTGCCTGAAGCGCGGGTGGTTCCGGATCTGGTGTTCGTCGGTCTGGCCATGGCCTGTCCATTGTCCTGA
- the tyrS gene encoding tyrosine--tRNA ligase, producing the protein MKSVEEQLALIKRGAEELLVESELVEKLKRGQPLRIKAGFDPTAPDLHLGHTVLINKLRQFQELGHQVIFLIGDFTGMIGDPSGKSATRPPLTREQVLENAETYKTQVFKILDPAKTEVAFNSTWMDQMGPADFIRLTSQYTVARMLERDDFDKRYSTNQPIAIHEFLYPLVQGYDSVALRADVELGGTDQKFNLLMGRELQRSYGQEAQCILTMPLLEGLDGVKKMSKSLGNYVGIQEAPGVMYGKLVSIPDALMWRYFELLSFRSMEEINALRADVEAGANPRDVKIKLAEEIVARFHGEEAAANAHRAAGNRMKDGELPDDLPEIELTATEDMPIAAVLNQAGLVKNSAVARDLLGSGGVRVDGEVVDRTFIYVLGATHVCQAGKKAFARITLKSA; encoded by the coding sequence ATGAAGTCGGTTGAAGAGCAGCTAGCGCTGATTAAACGTGGTGCGGAAGAACTGTTGGTCGAGTCCGAGCTTGTCGAAAAGCTCAAGCGTGGCCAGCCGCTGCGTATCAAGGCTGGCTTCGATCCGACGGCACCCGATCTGCACCTTGGGCACACGGTGCTTATTAACAAGCTGCGTCAGTTCCAGGAGTTGGGTCATCAGGTGATTTTCCTGATTGGCGATTTCACCGGGATGATCGGTGATCCGAGCGGCAAGAGTGCTACTCGCCCGCCGTTGACCCGCGAGCAGGTGTTGGAAAACGCCGAGACCTACAAGACCCAAGTGTTCAAGATCCTCGATCCGGCCAAGACCGAGGTCGCATTCAATTCCACCTGGATGGACCAGATGGGGCCGGCGGATTTCATTCGTCTGACTTCCCAGTACACCGTGGCTCGCATGCTTGAGCGCGACGACTTCGACAAGCGCTACTCGACCAATCAGCCAATCGCCATTCATGAGTTCCTCTATCCGCTGGTCCAGGGCTACGACTCGGTAGCCTTGCGTGCAGATGTAGAGTTGGGCGGCACAGATCAGAAGTTCAATCTGCTGATGGGGCGTGAGCTGCAGCGCAGTTACGGCCAGGAGGCTCAGTGCATCCTGACTATGCCGTTGCTCGAAGGTCTGGATGGCGTGAAGAAGATGTCCAAGTCCCTGGGCAACTACGTTGGCATCCAAGAGGCACCGGGTGTCATGTACGGCAAGCTGGTATCGATTCCGGATGCGCTGATGTGGCGTTACTTCGAATTGCTCAGCTTCCGCTCCATGGAAGAGATCAACGCGTTGCGTGCGGATGTCGAGGCCGGGGCCAATCCGCGTGACGTCAAGATCAAGCTGGCGGAAGAGATTGTGGCGCGTTTCCATGGTGAAGAGGCTGCGGCCAATGCTCACCGTGCTGCCGGCAATCGCATGAAGGATGGTGAGCTGCCGGATGACCTGCCGGAGATCGAGCTGACTGCTACAGAGGATATGCCGATTGCTGCCGTGCTGAATCAGGCTGGATTGGTGAAGAACTCGGCAGTCGCTCGCGACTTGTTGGGGTCGGGTGGTGTGCGTGTTGATGGTGAGGTGGTTGATCGCACCTTTATATACGTACTTGGTGCGACCCATGTTTGCCAGGCGGGCAAGAAGGCATTTGCACGTATTACGCTCAAATCCGCGTAA
- a CDS encoding anhydro-N-acetylmuramic acid kinase has protein sequence MALYLGLMSGTSLDGLDIALIEYTTAIRLVATHYIPMPDALRSELLGLCASGPDEIARSAIAQQNWVTLAAQGINTLLTAQQLKPADIRAIGSHGQTIRHEPARGFTVQIGNPALLTELTGITVVSDFRSRDVAAGGQGAPLVPAFHEALFGERTGNRAVLNVGGFSNLSLIETGRPVAGFDCGPGNVLLDAWVHQQRGETFDRGGQWAASGKLEPVLLKSLLSDPFFKASGPKSTGREVFNLQWLTQHLAHLPAFAEQNVQATLLELTALTIVDSLQAAQRKTEELLVCGGGAHNAALMARLSTLLPDTTVTSTATYGVDPDWVEAMAFAWLAHCCLEGIPANRPSVTGARGLRVLGAIYPA, from the coding sequence ATGGCACTGTATCTAGGACTGATGTCCGGAACCAGTCTGGATGGGCTGGACATCGCTCTGATCGAATACACGACAGCAATCAGGCTGGTGGCAACACACTACATTCCCATGCCTGACGCCTTACGGTCGGAGTTGCTGGGTCTGTGCGCAAGCGGACCGGACGAGATCGCCCGCTCCGCGATTGCCCAGCAAAACTGGGTGACCCTAGCGGCGCAAGGCATCAATACCTTGCTTACAGCACAGCAACTCAAACCCGCTGACATCCGAGCGATCGGTAGTCACGGCCAGACCATTCGCCACGAACCTGCACGCGGCTTCACGGTTCAGATTGGCAATCCCGCCCTGCTCACGGAGCTCACTGGCATTACAGTTGTCAGCGACTTCCGCAGCCGCGACGTTGCTGCGGGTGGACAGGGTGCGCCACTGGTTCCGGCCTTTCACGAAGCCTTGTTTGGCGAGCGCACTGGTAATCGTGCGGTGTTGAACGTTGGTGGCTTCAGCAACCTCAGCCTGATCGAGACAGGCAGACCGGTCGCGGGATTTGATTGCGGCCCGGGCAACGTTCTGCTGGATGCATGGGTTCATCAACAACGTGGCGAAACCTTCGACCGCGGCGGCCAATGGGCGGCCAGCGGCAAGCTCGAACCGGTCTTGCTGAAGAGCTTGCTCAGTGACCCGTTCTTCAAGGCCTCAGGCCCGAAAAGCACTGGCCGTGAAGTCTTCAATCTGCAATGGCTCACCCAGCACCTCGCACATTTGCCGGCCTTCGCCGAACAAAACGTGCAAGCCACGCTGCTTGAACTGACCGCCCTGACCATCGTCGACTCACTGCAAGCCGCCCAGCGCAAGACCGAGGAACTGTTGGTCTGCGGTGGGGGCGCGCACAACGCAGCGTTGATGGCCCGTCTTTCTACCCTGCTACCCGACACAACCGTAACCAGTACCGCCACTTATGGGGTTGACCCAGATTGGGTCGAAGCCATGGCCTTTGCTTGGCTGGCACACTGTTGCCTTGAAGGCATCCCGGCCAATCGCCCCAGTGTCACCGGCGCTCGCGGCTTGCGGGTACTGGGCGCCATCTATCCCGCCTGA
- the hemJ gene encoding protoporphyrinogen oxidase HemJ, which translates to MLYLWLKAFHIVSIVCWFAGLFYLPRLFVYHAQSEDNTSKERFSLMERKLYRGIMGPSMIATLIFGGWLISLNPSAYFTQGGWMHAKLTLVVLLIGYHHMCGAQVKRFARGENTRSHVFYRWFNEVPVLMLLAIVILVVVRPF; encoded by the coding sequence ATGCTCTATCTGTGGCTCAAAGCCTTTCATATCGTCAGCATCGTCTGCTGGTTTGCCGGCCTGTTTTACTTACCGCGTCTGTTCGTTTATCACGCTCAAAGCGAGGACAACACCAGCAAAGAGCGCTTCAGCCTGATGGAGCGCAAGTTGTATCGCGGCATCATGGGTCCTTCGATGATCGCAACGCTGATCTTTGGTGGCTGGCTGATCAGTCTCAATCCGAGCGCGTACTTCACTCAGGGTGGCTGGATGCACGCCAAGCTGACATTGGTGGTACTGCTGATCGGTTATCACCACATGTGCGGCGCGCAAGTGAAGCGCTTTGCCCGTGGCGAAAACACCCGCAGCCATGTCTTTTACCGCTGGTTCAATGAAGTCCCGGTTCTGATGTTGCTGGCTATCGTAATTTTGGTTGTCGTACGGCCGTTCTAA
- the rplK gene encoding 50S ribosomal protein L11, whose product MAKKITAYIKLQVKAAQANPSPPVGPALGQHGVNIMEFCKAFNARTQGLEPGLPTPVIITVYSDRSFTFETKSTPASVLLKKAAGLTSGSARPNTVKVGTVTRAQLEEIAKTKNADLTAADMDAAVRTIAGSARSMGLNVEGV is encoded by the coding sequence ATGGCCAAGAAGATTACCGCTTACATCAAGCTGCAAGTGAAGGCCGCTCAGGCTAACCCAAGCCCACCTGTTGGTCCGGCTCTGGGTCAGCACGGCGTGAACATCATGGAATTCTGCAAGGCTTTCAACGCCCGTACTCAGGGTCTTGAGCCAGGTCTGCCGACTCCAGTGATCATCACTGTCTATAGCGACCGTAGCTTCACGTTCGAAACCAAGTCGACCCCTGCTTCGGTTCTGCTGAAGAAGGCTGCTGGTCTGACTAGCGGTTCCGCTCGTCCGAACACCGTTAAGGTTGGCACCGTAACTCGTGCACAGCTGGAAGAGATCGCGAAAACCAAAAACGCGGATCTGACTGCAGCTGATATGGATGCAGCCGTGCGTACTATCGCCGGTTCTGCTCGTAGCATGGGCCTTAACGTGGAGGGTGTGTAA
- the argC gene encoding N-acetyl-gamma-glutamyl-phosphate reductase, translating to MVKVGIVGGTGYTGVELLRLLAQHPQAEVVVITSRSEAGMAVADMYPNLRGHYDGLAFSVPDIKTLGACDVVFFATPHGVAHALAGELLAAGTKVIDLSADFRLQDADEWAKWYNQPHGAPQLLEEAVYGLPEVNREQIKQARLIAVPGCYPTATQLGFLPLLEAGLADTSRLIADCKSGVSGAGRGAAVGSLYSETSESMKAYAVKGHRHLPEIRQGLRRAAGKEVGLTFVPHLTPMIRGIHSTLYATVVDRSVDLQALFEKRYANEPFVDVMPAGSHPETRSVRGANVCRIAVHRPQDGDLVVVLSVIDNLVKGASGQAVQNLNIMFGLDERLGLSHAGMLP from the coding sequence ATGGTCAAGGTCGGTATCGTCGGCGGCACGGGTTACACCGGTGTCGAATTGCTGCGTTTGTTGGCTCAGCATCCGCAAGCGGAAGTGGTGGTGATCACTTCCCGATCCGAGGCCGGTATGGCCGTTGCCGATATGTACCCCAACCTGCGTGGCCACTACGACGGTCTGGCGTTCAGCGTTCCGGACATCAAGACGCTCGGTGCCTGTGACGTCGTATTCTTTGCCACCCCCCATGGCGTTGCCCATGCCCTGGCGGGCGAGTTGCTCGCGGCCGGGACCAAGGTCATCGACCTGTCGGCAGACTTCCGTTTGCAGGACGCGGATGAGTGGGCCAAGTGGTACAACCAGCCTCACGGTGCCCCGCAGTTGTTGGAGGAAGCGGTTTATGGCTTGCCGGAAGTCAATCGCGAACAGATCAAGCAAGCACGCCTGATTGCTGTGCCGGGCTGCTATCCGACTGCTACCCAGCTGGGCTTCTTGCCGCTGCTCGAAGCCGGGCTGGCTGACACCTCGCGCCTGATCGCTGACTGCAAGTCCGGCGTCAGCGGGGCTGGCCGTGGCGCCGCCGTAGGTTCGCTGTATTCCGAAACGTCAGAAAGCATGAAGGCCTATGCAGTCAAAGGTCATCGCCACTTGCCGGAGATCCGCCAGGGGCTGCGTCGCGCTGCCGGTAAAGAAGTTGGCCTGACGTTTGTTCCGCACCTGACTCCGATGATTCGTGGCATTCACTCGACGCTGTACGCGACAGTCGTTGATCGCTCTGTTGATTTGCAGGCGTTGTTCGAGAAACGCTATGCCAATGAGCCGTTTGTCGACGTCATGCCGGCTGGTAGCCATCCGGAGACTCGGAGTGTTCGCGGCGCCAACGTCTGCCGTATTGCGGTTCACCGTCCTCAGGACGGCGATCTGGTGGTGGTTTTGTCGGTGATCGACAACCTGGTCAAGGGGGCGTCGGGTCAGGCTGTACAGAACCTGAATATCATGTTTGGCCTGGATGAGCGCTTGGGTCTGTCCCATGCGGGTATGTTGCCTTAA
- the nusG gene encoding transcription termination/antitermination protein NusG, producing MAKRWYVVHAYSGYEKHVMRSLVERVKLAGMEDGFGEILVPTEEVVEMRNGQKRKSERKFFPGYVLVQMDMNEGTWHLVKDTPRVMGFIGGTADKPAPITDKEAEAILRRVADGSDKPKPKTLFEPGEVVRVTDGPFADFNGTVEEVNYEKSRIQVAVLIFGRSTPVELEFSQVEKV from the coding sequence GTGGCTAAGCGTTGGTACGTTGTGCATGCTTACTCGGGTTACGAGAAGCATGTCATGCGCTCGTTGGTCGAGCGCGTAAAGCTGGCTGGCATGGAAGATGGCTTCGGCGAAATTCTGGTTCCCACTGAAGAAGTGGTCGAAATGCGTAACGGCCAGAAGCGCAAAAGCGAGCGTAAATTCTTCCCTGGTTATGTGCTGGTCCAGATGGATATGAACGAGGGTACTTGGCACTTGGTCAAGGACACGCCTCGGGTGATGGGCTTCATCGGTGGTACTGCCGACAAGCCTGCACCAATCACTGACAAAGAAGCAGAAGCGATTCTGCGCCGTGTCGCTGACGGTAGCGACAAGCCGAAGCCGAAGACCTTATTCGAGCCAGGTGAAGTCGTTCGCGTTACCGACGGTCCGTTCGCCGATTTCAACGGCACGGTCGAAGAAGTTAACTACGAAAAGAGCCGGATTCAGGTCGCGGTGCTCATTTTCGGTCGCTCTACTCCGGTAGAGTTGGAGTTCAGCCAGGTCGAAAAGGTCTAG
- a CDS encoding peptidoglycan DD-metalloendopeptidase family protein produces the protein MTTEPSKAPPLYPKTHLLAASGIAALLSLALLVFPSSDVEAKKTTLSLELESPAEQLTQDQDAADAVQATNEPVESPFAQIENSADDVQQTAQAAPAPVAEEKKAANHREVIVAKGDTLSTLFEKVGLPSSAVSEILASDKQAKQFTQLKRGQKLEFELGPDGQLNTLHSKISDLDSISLSKNAKGYAFTRTTAKPTVRTAYVHGVINSSLSQSAARAGLSHSLTMDMASVFGYDVDFAQDIRQGDEFDVIYEQKVVNGKAVGNGPILSARFTNRGKTYTAVRYTNKQGNSSYYTADGNSMRKAFIRTPVDFARISSRFSMGRKHPILNKIRAHKGVDYAAPRGTPIKAAGDGKVLLAGRRGGYGNTVIIQHGNAYRTLYGHMQGFAKGVKTGGSVKQGQVIGYIGTTGLSTGPHLHYEFQVNGVHVDPLGQKLPMADPIAKGERARFLQQSQPLMARMDQEKATMLASSKR, from the coding sequence ATGACCACTGAACCGTCTAAAGCGCCACCGCTTTATCCGAAGACCCACCTGCTGGCCGCAAGTGGCATCGCCGCCCTGCTCAGCCTCGCGCTTCTGGTGTTTCCATCCAGTGACGTCGAAGCCAAAAAGACCACGCTGAGCCTGGAGCTGGAAAGCCCTGCCGAACAACTGACACAAGACCAAGACGCTGCCGACGCCGTTCAAGCCACAAACGAGCCGGTAGAGTCTCCCTTCGCGCAAATCGAAAACAGTGCCGACGACGTCCAGCAAACTGCGCAAGCAGCGCCTGCTCCAGTCGCTGAAGAGAAAAAGGCCGCGAACCATAGGGAAGTCATCGTTGCAAAGGGCGACACGCTGTCGACCCTGTTCGAGAAAGTCGGCCTGCCCTCCTCGGCAGTCAGCGAAATTCTCGCCAGCGACAAGCAAGCCAAGCAGTTCACCCAACTCAAACGCGGCCAGAAGCTCGAGTTTGAACTTGGCCCAGACGGCCAGTTGAACACCCTGCACAGCAAGATCAGCGACTTGGACAGCATCAGCCTGAGCAAGAACGCCAAGGGTTATGCTTTCACCCGCACAACCGCCAAGCCAACCGTACGCACGGCCTATGTACATGGGGTTATCAACAGCTCGCTCTCGCAGTCCGCGGCGCGTGCCGGCCTTTCCCACAGCCTCACGATGGACATGGCCAGCGTGTTTGGTTACGACGTCGACTTCGCCCAGGATATTCGCCAGGGCGATGAGTTCGACGTGATCTACGAGCAGAAAGTGGTCAATGGCAAGGCGGTTGGCAACGGCCCGATCCTCTCGGCGCGCTTTACCAACCGCGGCAAAACCTACACCGCCGTGCGGTACACCAACAAGCAAGGCAACAGCAGCTACTACACCGCAGATGGCAACAGCATGCGCAAGGCGTTCATCCGCACGCCGGTGGACTTCGCCCGTATCAGCTCGCGCTTCTCAATGGGGCGCAAGCATCCAATTCTGAACAAGATTCGCGCCCACAAAGGTGTTGACTACGCTGCGCCACGTGGCACACCGATCAAGGCGGCTGGCGACGGCAAAGTACTGCTGGCCGGCCGGCGTGGCGGCTATGGCAATACCGTTATCATCCAGCACGGCAACGCCTACCGCACTCTGTACGGGCATATGCAAGGCTTCGCCAAGGGCGTGAAAACCGGTGGCAGCGTCAAGCAGGGCCAGGTGATTGGCTACATCGGCACCACTGGTCTGTCGACCGGCCCGCACTTGCACTATGAGTTCCAGGTCAATGGCGTACACGTCGATCCGCTGGGCCAGAAGCTGCCGATGGCCGATCCGATTGCCAAGGGCGAGCGAGCACGCTTCCTGCAGCAGAGCCAGCCGCTGATGGCGCGCATGGATCAAGAGAAGGCCACGATGCTGGCTTCGAGCAAGCGCTAA